The stretch of DNA GTCGGCGCGGATGACGGCCAGCGGCGTGGGGTAACCGCCATGCGTGCCGGCGTCCGGCCCCAGCACGATGGGCCGGCCGTCCGGCGGAACCTGCACCATGCCCGGCACGTTCGGCAGACTGACGCGGGCCGGGTCGTGTGGAGCGGCCACGGCCTCGGTCACGCGCAGGCCCATGCGGTCGGCCTGCGAACTGACCGTGAAGACCGGTGTGGTGAGGGCCCGCAGCAGCTCCGGCGTCGCCTCGGGCAGGGCGCTGACCCGCAGAACGTGGTGGGGTCCAGGTGGCGTATGCAGGGCGGGTGAAATGAAGGCGCCCGGAGGCGAGAGGGGAGGGGCCGGCTCCCAGGTCAGCCGGTCCCCGGCCACCAGCGCCCGCCCGCCGTGCCCGCCGAACCCGCCGCGCAGGTCGGTGGACGCGCTGCCAAAGACCGTCTGTGCCCGCAGGCCGCCGCGCACCGCGAGCACGGCGCGCAGGCCACGCGGGGTGCTGCCCAGCGCCAGCGTCTGCCCCGCGCGGACCGCCGCCGCCCGCCACAGTCCAAACGGTGCGCCGTCCAGCGTGGCCACGAAGGGAGCTCCACACACGCTGATCAGTGCGTTCTGATCAAAACGCAGGGTTGGGCCGACGAGCGTGACCTCCAGCGCCGCCGCGCCCGCCGGATTGCCCACGAGCGCGTTTGCCAGCCGCAGGGCCACAGGGTCCGCCGCGCCGCCTGCGGCCACTCCCAGCGCCCGTGCCCGCCGCCCGGCGTCCTGCACGGTGGTCTGCAACCCGGGCCGCAGCACCTCGATCATTCGGGGGCCACCGGCTGCACACGTATCCGGTCGCCTGCACGCCACCACACCGGTTCGGCGCGGCCCAGGTCGAACAGGGCCACGGAGGTGTGGCCCACGATGCGCCAGCCGCCCGGTGTGGCGCGTGGGTAGACCCCGGCCCACGGCCCCCCCAACGCGAAGCTGCCCGCCGGAACCTCCCCACGCGGGGCCGCCAGCCGGGGCATCTGCAGTTCCGGCGGCAGCCCGCTCAGGAAGGCAAATCCCGGCGTGAAGCCCAGAAAGGCGACTTCCAGGGGGGCGGCGCACACCGCCGTGATCAGGGCCGCCTCGCTGAGGCCTGCGTGCGCCGCGCACCATGCCAGATCGGGGCCGCCGAAAATGACCGGCAGCGCCCGCGTCCGCGCCTGCTCGCCGCTTTGTGGGGTCAGGGCGTTCAGCCGCAGGCGCAGCGCGGCCTCCAGTTCGGCCGCCGAGGTCTGCAGCGGGTCGAAGAGGACCGTCAGCACCCCCAGCGCCGGCACCCCTTCCTGCACGCCGGGCACGGGGCGGGCTCCCAGGTCGGCGAGCAGCTCGCGGGCCAGCGGGGTCTGCACACTCAGGGCCGCGTCACCCAGCGGCGTGAAGACGGGGGCGCTCATGGCGCGAGTATTTCATGGCCCGGGAGGGCCGGGCGGCGGGTATGTCACGCGTGCCGTACCCTGCGGGCATGTCCCCTGACCGAGCCTTCCGCGCCGTCGCCGTGCAGCCCCATTGGAGTGCCGCCGACTTCACCACGGACGACGCTTTCCGGGCGTGGATGCGCTCACAGCTGGAAGCGGCCCGCCCGCACCTCTCGCCGCAGCGGCCCACGCTGGTCGTCCTGACCGAACTGAACGGCCTGCCGCTGGTGCTGCGCGGAGCGGCCTGGGCGCTGCGCTTCGGAACCTTCGAGCGGGTGTCGGCGGCGCTGTTCGTGGCGCGGCTGCCGCGCGTGCTGCCCGTGCTGCTGCGCGAGCGTGTCTCGCCGATCCGGGCGCTGCAGCTTGCCGCCAGCGCCGACAACGCGCGGCTGTACCTGCACACCTGCCGTGACCTGGCGCGCGAGTACGGCGTGTACCTGTGCTGCGGCTCGCTGCCCATGCCGCGCTATCACCTGCGGGGCGGCCGGCTGCGCCGTGAGGCCGGGACCCTGACCAACCAGAGCATCCTGCTCGCTCCCGATGGTTCGCTGATCGGTGTGACCGACAAGATTCACCTGACTCCCGACGAACAGGCGAGCGGGGTGGACCTGACACCGGGCCGGCTGGAGGAAGTGCGCGTGTTTCCTACCTCGGTGGGGGATCTGGGGGTTGCCATCAGCCTGGACGCCTTCCGGGCCGATGTGATGGGGGCGCTGGAAGCGGCAGGCTGCACCGTATTGCTGCAACCCGATGCCAACGCGTCGGCATGGACTGCCCAGGAGGGCCTGCCCCCCGACCCCACGCACCGGCGCGACCAGCCGGTGGCGTGGCTGGAATCCAGCTGGACGGCCAGCACCCGCGGGGACAGCATCCGCTACG from Deinococcus aerophilus encodes:
- a CDS encoding 5-oxoprolinase subunit B family protein is translated as MSAPVFTPLGDAALSVQTPLARELLADLGARPVPGVQEGVPALGVLTVLFDPLQTSAAELEAALRLRLNALTPQSGEQARTRALPVIFGGPDLAWCAAHAGLSEAALITAVCAAPLEVAFLGFTPGFAFLSGLPPELQMPRLAAPRGEVPAGSFALGGPWAGVYPRATPGGWRIVGHTSVALFDLGRAEPVWWRAGDRIRVQPVAPE
- a CDS encoding nitrilase-related carbon-nitrogen hydrolase: MSPDRAFRAVAVQPHWSAADFTTDDAFRAWMRSQLEAARPHLSPQRPTLVVLTELNGLPLVLRGAAWALRFGTFERVSAALFVARLPRVLPVLLRERVSPIRALQLAASADNARLYLHTCRDLAREYGVYLCCGSLPMPRYHLRGGRLRREAGTLTNQSILLAPDGSLIGVTDKIHLTPDEQASGVDLTPGRLEEVRVFPTSVGDLGVAISLDAFRADVMGALEAAGCTVLLQPDANASAWTAQEGLPPDPTHRRDQPVAWLESSWTASTRGDSIRYAVNPMVVGNLLDLSFDGQSAITGRAEDAPEPRSYVLTEPRPGFLALAPWVTDGAPDLLRVVGRQLSAGSGHPRENAYHTDVLHADLTLPPSRVPTPPCTPHEEALAALLAGARLGGGALSWPGLALAAAAALAAWRLWHDRSKR
- a CDS encoding biotin-dependent carboxyltransferase family protein, producing MIEVLRPGLQTTVQDAGRRARALGVAAGGAADPVALRLANALVGNPAGAAALEVTLVGPTLRFDQNALISVCGAPFVATLDGAPFGLWRAAAVRAGQTLALGSTPRGLRAVLAVRGGLRAQTVFGSASTDLRGGFGGHGGRALVAGDRLTWEPAPPLSPPGAFISPALHTPPGPHHVLRVSALPEATPELLRALTTPVFTVSSQADRMGLRVTEAVAAPHDPARVSLPNVPGMVQVPPDGRPIVLGPDAGTHGGYPTPLAVIRADLPRLGQLRPGDTLQFRAVDLSLAHAALREQERALRSVEAALGWRHAHA